From the Salinimicrobium tongyeongense genome, one window contains:
- a CDS encoding SusC/RagA family TonB-linked outer membrane protein: protein MKIKLFILFGFALGLFSQNMVAQDQTISGTITDAQNGMPLPGVTVVEKGTMNGAVTDMDGNYMIDVPSDAVLVFSMVGFTTREITVGQQSTIDVQLTADVQALDEVVVTALGIKRETKKLGYAMSEVEGDEISKTNTVSPVRGLQGKVAGVSIGSSDGGLFGNSKIQIRGISSLNSNNNQPIFVIDGVILENSVADEAADWSASANDYGNILKNLNPDNYESVSVLKGAAATALYGSRGINGVVIIQTKDGSGVRGLGVTVSQTVGIEDVYRQPALQNEFGPGTLPGYVGYGRQDSNGDYYRFSPEFYYNTDGNPTLINHAGGGLSYGPRFDSSVMIEDYDGNLIPYVANEDNMKDAYDTGWNSNTHFAIKGGNEKATFYLSDSYSYRTGVLPNNSFDRNTLAFRASYEVAPWLKANGSVTFTQSASKNARNDFSEIFATGGFERIYNTSKYSQRRYWQAEHGGIPNSDYGDEYAYAPNAGLWFSFNTANAVQEETVVRPVVSLSASLTDWLTLAVEGNMNYYTTRFENKNLGSGLANEGGGYELNHTRNVSRTGKITLNANTQINEDFSAQVLLGGEIWDQEKSQSNVRTDGGLVFPGNFFIDNSKRDPIGFASVFGTKQINSLYFLTSFGYQDQVFLDITGRNDWSSALVYTDGTGNNSYFYPSVSTSWIFDQTFEMPEWVTFGKLRASWAQVGSDTDPYLINPGYQIGSFEMENGNFVPWNNISTTLVDRSIEPERKNSFEIGADLRFLENRIGLDVAYYDETIKNQIGSVPIPRESGYNNLFTNVGTLKNYGLELSLTVDPIRTENFRWRSTFNYWDNTTKVTELHEDYGEYKVLGGYTNYGNYRIGSVAFEGGEYGVLMSDSSKKLWQSTDANGNPIDDPRNGMPILKYSDANRGAVYTRSGVVEEIGKIQPDFEGSWSNEFSYKGLTLSVLLDARFGGHIASYSSKYGTAYGYLEESLDGRAPEYGGVTWTSEYADTQGQVFEDGIIPEGVFGPDQSVTAPDGTIVNVGGMTFQEAYDQGYVEPTHAGYYHYFNNAWSSGVVNDDWFTELEYIALRNISIGYNFPSNISDKIKAQNLYIGINGHNLGYLHNSLPNDIHPEGFRGTTSSASFLERSFTPYTASYSMTVSIDF from the coding sequence ATGAAAATCAAATTATTTATCTTGTTTGGTTTTGCGCTCGGGCTTTTTAGTCAGAATATGGTAGCGCAGGATCAGACAATATCTGGAACTATTACAGACGCTCAGAATGGAATGCCACTTCCGGGTGTAACAGTTGTGGAAAAAGGTACCATGAATGGTGCAGTAACAGATATGGATGGGAATTACATGATTGACGTTCCTTCTGATGCTGTTCTTGTTTTCTCTATGGTAGGATTTACCACTAGAGAAATTACTGTTGGGCAACAAAGTACTATAGATGTTCAATTAACAGCAGATGTTCAAGCCCTGGATGAGGTAGTGGTAACTGCTCTGGGAATCAAGAGGGAGACTAAGAAACTCGGCTATGCAATGAGTGAAGTGGAAGGAGATGAAATTAGTAAAACCAACACTGTGAGTCCTGTAAGAGGGCTACAGGGGAAGGTTGCTGGTGTAAGCATCGGATCTTCAGATGGAGGATTATTTGGAAATTCCAAAATCCAAATTCGGGGGATTTCTTCTTTAAATTCAAACAATAACCAGCCAATCTTCGTAATAGACGGAGTTATTCTTGAAAATTCAGTTGCTGATGAAGCGGCAGATTGGTCTGCAAGTGCGAATGACTACGGAAATATTCTTAAAAACCTAAACCCTGACAACTATGAAAGTGTATCGGTGCTAAAGGGTGCAGCTGCGACAGCTTTGTATGGTTCTCGCGGTATTAACGGGGTGGTAATAATTCAAACAAAAGATGGTTCTGGTGTTCGAGGATTAGGTGTCACCGTAAGCCAAACAGTCGGTATTGAAGATGTATACAGGCAACCGGCGTTACAGAATGAATTTGGTCCAGGAACACTTCCCGGATATGTGGGTTATGGAAGACAGGATTCAAATGGGGATTACTACAGGTTTAGCCCTGAATTCTATTATAATACTGATGGAAATCCCACTTTAATTAATCATGCAGGTGGTGGGCTTAGTTACGGGCCAAGGTTTGATAGTAGTGTGATGATCGAAGATTATGACGGCAATCTGATTCCTTACGTGGCTAATGAGGATAACATGAAAGATGCGTACGACACTGGGTGGAACAGTAATACCCACTTTGCTATAAAAGGTGGGAATGAAAAAGCGACGTTCTACTTATCAGATTCTTACAGTTATAGAACAGGCGTTCTACCTAACAATAGTTTTGATCGAAACACTTTAGCTTTTAGAGCTAGTTATGAAGTAGCCCCGTGGTTAAAAGCTAATGGTTCTGTTACATTTACCCAATCTGCGTCTAAAAATGCAAGAAATGATTTTTCTGAAATTTTTGCAACGGGTGGTTTTGAAAGAATTTATAATACTAGTAAATATTCTCAGAGAAGATATTGGCAGGCTGAACATGGCGGAATTCCTAATTCTGATTATGGTGACGAGTATGCTTATGCACCCAATGCAGGTTTGTGGTTCTCTTTTAATACTGCAAATGCTGTGCAAGAAGAGACTGTTGTTCGTCCTGTAGTAAGTTTGTCGGCTTCTCTTACTGACTGGCTTACTCTTGCTGTAGAAGGAAATATGAATTACTATACCACCCGGTTCGAAAATAAAAATTTAGGAAGTGGTTTGGCAAATGAAGGTGGGGGATACGAGTTGAACCATACAAGAAACGTGAGCAGAACAGGTAAGATTACCTTAAATGCAAATACCCAGATCAATGAAGATTTCTCTGCCCAGGTTTTACTCGGAGGAGAGATTTGGGATCAGGAAAAATCACAAAGTAATGTGAGAACAGATGGTGGACTTGTTTTCCCTGGTAATTTCTTTATTGATAACTCTAAAAGAGATCCAATAGGATTTGCAAGTGTATTTGGAACTAAACAAATTAATTCGTTGTACTTCCTTACTAGTTTTGGATATCAGGATCAGGTTTTTCTTGATATAACAGGTAGAAATGACTGGTCTTCGGCTCTCGTTTATACAGATGGTACAGGAAATAACTCGTATTTCTATCCTTCCGTTTCTACATCGTGGATATTTGATCAGACCTTTGAAATGCCTGAATGGGTTACTTTCGGAAAATTGAGAGCTTCTTGGGCACAAGTAGGTAGTGATACAGATCCATACCTGATTAACCCTGGATACCAAATAGGTAGCTTTGAAATGGAAAATGGGAATTTTGTTCCCTGGAATAATATTTCTACTACCTTAGTGGATAGGAGCATTGAGCCAGAAAGAAAAAATTCATTTGAAATAGGTGCAGATCTTAGGTTCCTTGAAAATCGTATAGGTTTAGACGTTGCCTATTATGATGAGACTATCAAAAATCAAATTGGTTCTGTTCCAATTCCAAGGGAATCAGGCTATAATAATCTGTTTACCAACGTAGGAACACTTAAGAATTATGGATTGGAACTTAGTTTGACTGTGGATCCAATTAGAACAGAAAACTTTAGGTGGAGATCTACTTTTAACTATTGGGATAACACTACAAAAGTTACCGAGTTACATGAAGATTACGGAGAATATAAAGTATTAGGAGGTTATACTAACTATGGGAACTATCGAATAGGTTCTGTTGCATTTGAAGGTGGTGAATACGGAGTATTAATGTCTGATAGTTCTAAAAAGTTATGGCAGTCTACTGATGCAAATGGGAATCCTATAGACGATCCCAGAAATGGAATGCCTATCTTAAAATATAGTGATGCTAACCGTGGAGCGGTTTATACACGTAGTGGTGTTGTTGAAGAGATTGGTAAAATTCAGCCTGACTTTGAAGGTTCATGGAGCAATGAATTTTCTTATAAAGGGCTTACATTATCCGTGCTGTTAGATGCTCGTTTTGGTGGTCATATTGCTTCTTACTCTAGTAAATATGGTACAGCTTATGGATATTTAGAAGAATCGCTTGATGGACGAGCTCCTGAATATGGCGGTGTAACATGGACATCTGAATATGCTGATACTCAAGGACAGGTATTTGAAGATGGTATTATTCCTGAAGGAGTTTTTGGTCCTGACCAGTCGGTCACTGCACCTGATGGAACAATTGTTAATGTAGGCGGGATGACATTTCAGGAAGCTTATGATCAGGGCTATGTTGAACCTACTCACGCGGGCTACTATCATTACTTTAATAATGCCTGGAGTTCTGGGGTAGTTAATGATGACTGGTTTACAGAATTAGAGTATATCGCTTTAAGAAACATTAGTATTGGTTATAATTTTCCATCTAATATCAGTGATAAAATCAAAGCACAAAATCTGTATATTGGAATTAATGGACATAATCTTGGCTACTTACACAATTCATTGCCAAATGATATTCATCCTGAAGGATTTAGAGGAACAACGAGTTCTGCTTCATTTTTGGAGAGATCTTTTACTCCGTACACAGCCTCTTACTCCATGACAGTTTCTATTGACTTTTAA
- a CDS encoding SusD/RagB family nutrient-binding outer membrane lipoprotein, with the protein MKNTIKLALFSALIFTVGCEKEDFADLNSDPSQVAEPELTLSMTQAIEQMYENDYTTWFYNAFDYTYPWSQVVTGGVNSGNTEQVVEMGPKGDHNIYSSLIPTVREIRARIDAMAPDEQEERRAMRAMTYPIQILPAMTLTDHYGAIIYSEAGMAPYTTPPLLTPVYDLQSELFNIWLDELDTAIVDLMAEDQFDVGDQDLIYGGDYKKWAQFANLLKLKIAARLVNKDRAKAIEIVEEVVNSPAGYMDQLSDDFLYHKGVDYFGTGEGVGVGMGAENFIDFLLENKDPRLRVLFEKNSFNGEVVQAFLDAGKPLPPYVAEYVETDSNGDFAGWSGPGEPWVRYHGVPLAPDATIDGDNDFYFNQSVNNRIGVDGVEKVYASTSNFNERLVRTAINFTYPTKPGGRILEVVDNFPSLKVILGSSAETMFYLAEFKLLGANISGSAQEYFDKGVELSVRRLDLMAQNNRYPYYDEDPVYLDSELASEGSTALRDGEIQALLDQPAYDLSSDGLEKIYIQQYINFAATPGDLWTTVRRSGIPVRNSNIFPWDPLVAGGTELVIPRRFSVEIPTEDNKNFENTEAAYISQGFTPGSVNPLILNEERIWFDEPNPDYGAGPKQ; encoded by the coding sequence ATGAAAAATACAATTAAATTAGCTTTATTTTCTGCACTCATCTTTACGGTAGGATGTGAGAAAGAAGATTTTGCAGACTTGAATAGTGATCCATCCCAGGTTGCTGAGCCAGAGTTGACGCTTTCAATGACTCAGGCTATTGAGCAGATGTATGAAAACGATTATACTACATGGTTCTACAATGCCTTTGATTACACTTATCCGTGGTCACAAGTGGTGACAGGAGGAGTGAATTCCGGGAATACAGAGCAGGTAGTGGAGATGGGCCCCAAAGGTGACCATAATATTTACTCTTCCCTAATTCCTACAGTGAGAGAAATTCGAGCAAGAATTGATGCTATGGCTCCTGATGAGCAAGAAGAAAGACGAGCCATGAGAGCCATGACTTATCCTATCCAGATTCTTCCTGCTATGACACTTACAGACCATTACGGTGCAATAATTTATAGTGAGGCTGGAATGGCTCCATACACTACTCCTCCTTTGTTAACTCCTGTCTATGATTTGCAATCCGAATTGTTTAATATTTGGCTTGATGAGCTCGATACTGCTATTGTTGACCTTATGGCAGAGGATCAATTCGATGTGGGAGATCAGGATCTTATTTATGGAGGTGATTATAAAAAATGGGCTCAGTTTGCCAATCTTCTTAAATTAAAGATCGCTGCAAGACTTGTAAATAAAGATAGGGCTAAAGCGATAGAAATAGTAGAGGAAGTTGTCAATTCTCCCGCAGGATATATGGATCAACTTTCAGATGATTTTCTTTACCACAAAGGTGTTGATTACTTTGGTACCGGGGAAGGCGTAGGTGTAGGAATGGGAGCAGAGAATTTTATTGATTTTCTGCTTGAGAATAAGGATCCGAGGTTAAGAGTACTTTTTGAAAAGAACTCCTTTAATGGTGAAGTCGTACAGGCATTTTTAGATGCCGGTAAGCCATTACCGCCTTATGTCGCAGAATATGTTGAAACTGATTCAAATGGTGATTTTGCTGGATGGTCTGGACCGGGTGAACCATGGGTTCGATACCACGGGGTTCCTCTTGCGCCTGATGCAACTATAGATGGCGACAATGATTTTTATTTTAATCAAAGCGTTAATAATAGAATTGGCGTTGATGGTGTAGAAAAAGTGTATGCTTCAACTTCAAATTTCAATGAGAGATTAGTACGTACCGCTATTAACTTCACCTACCCTACTAAGCCTGGAGGACGTATTCTGGAGGTTGTTGACAATTTCCCTTCATTGAAAGTTATTTTAGGATCATCGGCAGAGACTATGTTTTACCTGGCAGAATTTAAATTACTTGGAGCAAATATTTCCGGTTCAGCTCAGGAATATTTTGATAAAGGTGTGGAATTATCTGTAAGAAGACTGGATCTAATGGCACAAAACAACCGTTATCCTTATTATGATGAAGATCCCGTTTATTTGGATTCCGAGCTTGCATCTGAGGGAAGTACAGCTCTGAGAGATGGTGAAATTCAGGCCTTACTGGATCAACCTGCCTACGATTTAAGCTCTGATGGACTTGAAAAAATCTATATTCAACAGTACATCAATTTTGCAGCTACTCCTGGTGATCTCTGGACTACTGTGAGAAGGTCAGGTATTCCGGTAAGGAATAGTAACATCTTCCCATGGGATCCTCTTGTTGCAGGTGGAACGGAATTGGTTATCCCCCGTAGATTTAGTGTAGAAATACCTACTGAAGACAACAAGAACTTTGAGAATACAGAGGCTGCATACATTAGTCAGGGCTTCACTCCAGGATCGGTTAATCCACTTATTCTTAATGAGGAAAGAATTTGGTTTGATGAACCAAACCCTGATTATGGTGCAGGTCCTAAACAATAA
- a CDS encoding alpha/beta fold hydrolase, whose protein sequence is MKITKLLIFFSLLLSVSHLSAQKRQGNIVEYFGKEKVEDINEGEVIHLFKEGLILSRKRLPGEAKSVLSDPFFANLLQDKTMVISEGEEAFADVDTKAAKWERIKVSENSEFDNDGFRNGYLYLEYDSDSEKTVIFEASGHTAALINGLPHEGDHYDFGWSLIPVKLQKGKNEFILTGGRFSHMRARLLKPNQPVQFTTRDMTLPDVQREDKEALIGAIRIMNSNDSWLKDAKIVTIAGSNENETNVPSVSPLNVRKVPFSIPVPEILPAGDTFRVVIQLKDRRGKIIDSKNLELAIKSKHAHHKKTFISDIDGSVQYYSVAPSLTKDKEQQALFLSVHGASVEAVNQANAYKQKDWGHLVAPTNRRPFGFAWEDWGRLDALEVLEHAEELFKTDPQHTYLTGHSMGGHGTWYLGVTYPDRFAAIAPAAGYPDLLEYRHSFIKRAAERPEEYFERFGMSKSEFLKGISAGYEKESDRLMDSMVRRAGNPSRTLKLENNYLHFGIYVLHGEADSVVPTFIAREMRERLGKFHNDFAYYEYPDGTHWYGDHSVDWPLIFDFFKARKIESPEEIDEIEFSTGSPGVSATSHFITIYQQEKPFEISSFRFDKEDGKVSLETENVEVLKLNFKEMGVSSLDTLSIDNEILPIKTSTKNAFFRKNAGVWEIASTPSVAEKGPHRYGGFKDAFRNNMVFVFATKGSKEENEWYYNRAKFDAEKFYYRANGNVELVRDVDFRADKYSDRNVILYGNKSNNAAWNRLLKDSPIQVTKNKLQVGDKTFSGEQWGAYFIFPRRDSDIASVGVITATGERGMKGAYANDYLENGTFFPDVMIFDDTMMKNGISGLKYSGFFDNSWNVEGGDFYWRE, encoded by the coding sequence ATGAAAATAACCAAATTACTTATATTCTTCAGCTTACTTCTTTCGGTGAGTCATTTATCTGCCCAGAAAAGACAGGGTAATATTGTAGAATATTTTGGAAAAGAAAAAGTTGAAGATATCAATGAAGGAGAGGTAATCCATCTCTTTAAGGAAGGTTTAATCCTTTCGAGGAAGAGACTTCCTGGTGAAGCAAAATCAGTTCTAAGTGATCCATTTTTTGCAAATTTACTTCAGGATAAAACCATGGTTATCTCTGAAGGAGAAGAAGCTTTTGCTGATGTTGACACTAAGGCGGCTAAATGGGAAAGAATTAAGGTAAGTGAAAACAGTGAATTCGATAATGATGGCTTTAGAAATGGCTATCTCTACCTGGAGTATGATTCAGATTCAGAAAAGACAGTGATATTCGAAGCTTCTGGGCATACAGCAGCCTTAATTAATGGTCTGCCTCACGAAGGAGATCATTATGATTTCGGTTGGAGTCTTATTCCCGTAAAACTTCAGAAAGGGAAAAATGAATTTATTTTAACCGGAGGCAGGTTTTCTCATATGCGTGCAAGACTATTAAAGCCCAACCAACCGGTACAGTTTACCACAAGAGACATGACTCTGCCAGATGTTCAGAGAGAAGACAAAGAAGCTTTAATAGGTGCAATCAGGATTATGAACAGCAATGATTCGTGGCTCAAGGACGCTAAGATAGTAACAATTGCAGGGTCTAATGAAAATGAAACTAATGTACCCTCTGTTTCTCCCTTAAATGTGAGAAAGGTGCCTTTTAGCATTCCTGTTCCCGAAATTCTTCCTGCAGGTGATACGTTTAGGGTAGTTATCCAGTTAAAGGATAGGAGAGGGAAAATAATAGATTCTAAAAATCTTGAATTGGCAATAAAATCAAAACATGCCCATCATAAAAAGACCTTCATTAGTGATATTGATGGAAGTGTGCAGTACTATAGTGTTGCTCCATCACTTACAAAAGATAAAGAACAACAGGCTTTATTTCTTTCTGTTCATGGTGCTTCAGTAGAAGCTGTTAATCAAGCCAACGCCTATAAACAAAAAGACTGGGGCCATTTGGTGGCTCCTACCAATCGGAGGCCCTTTGGTTTCGCATGGGAAGATTGGGGGCGCTTGGATGCACTGGAAGTACTGGAGCATGCCGAGGAGCTATTTAAGACAGATCCGCAGCATACTTACCTAACTGGCCATTCAATGGGGGGACACGGCACATGGTATTTGGGTGTTACATATCCAGATAGGTTTGCGGCCATCGCACCTGCTGCGGGATACCCAGATTTACTCGAGTACAGGCACAGTTTTATTAAAAGGGCTGCAGAAAGACCTGAAGAATACTTTGAAAGGTTCGGTATGAGTAAATCTGAATTCCTTAAAGGTATATCTGCTGGCTATGAAAAGGAATCTGACCGGTTAATGGATTCCATGGTTAGAAGAGCTGGAAATCCAAGTAGAACCCTGAAGCTGGAAAACAATTATCTTCACTTCGGAATTTATGTGCTTCACGGAGAAGCAGATTCGGTAGTACCTACTTTTATTGCTCGCGAAATGCGCGAACGTTTAGGGAAATTTCACAATGATTTTGCTTATTATGAATATCCAGATGGAACCCACTGGTATGGAGATCACAGTGTAGATTGGCCTCTTATTTTCGATTTCTTTAAGGCACGAAAAATAGAATCTCCGGAAGAAATAGATGAAATTGAATTTTCTACCGGTTCTCCCGGCGTTTCTGCAACTTCTCATTTTATCACTATTTATCAACAGGAAAAACCTTTTGAGATTAGCTCTTTTAGGTTTGATAAAGAAGACGGTAAGGTGTCTTTAGAGACAGAGAACGTAGAAGTTTTAAAACTGAATTTTAAGGAGATGGGTGTCTCTTCACTTGACACTTTGAGTATTGACAATGAAATTCTCCCCATCAAAACATCAACAAAAAATGCCTTTTTTAGAAAGAATGCAGGTGTTTGGGAGATTGCTTCAACACCTTCAGTTGCAGAAAAAGGACCACACCGGTACGGCGGATTCAAGGATGCTTTCAGAAATAACATGGTTTTCGTTTTTGCAACAAAAGGCTCAAAGGAGGAGAATGAATGGTACTACAATAGAGCAAAATTTGATGCAGAAAAGTTCTATTACAGGGCAAACGGCAATGTTGAGTTAGTAAGGGATGTAGATTTTAGGGCTGATAAATACAGTGACAGGAACGTGATTCTTTATGGAAATAAAAGCAATAATGCTGCCTGGAACAGGCTCTTAAAAGACTCTCCCATTCAGGTCACAAAAAATAAGCTTCAGGTTGGAGATAAAACCTTTTCTGGGGAACAATGGGGTGCTTATTTTATTTTCCCAAGAAGAGATAGTGATATAGCTAGTGTAGGTGTGATAACTGCAACAGGTGAGAGAGGAATGAAAGGGGCATATGCAAATGACTACCTTGAAAATGGCACCTTTTTTCCTGATGTTATGATTTTTGATGATACAATGATGAAAAATGGTATTTCGGGACTTAAGTATAGTGGGTTTTTTGATAATTCATGGAATGTTGAAGGCGGAGACTTCTATTGGAGAGAATAA
- a CDS encoding glycoside hydrolase family 3 N-terminal domain-containing protein, whose translation MSIYKDPSRSVDERVNDLLKRMTLDEKVGQLSTLLGWPMYQKVNDHTVEVSQEFKDAVKDRKIGSLWGTLRADPWTKKNLENGLNPLLAARLTNELQRYVIENSRLGIPVFLAEECMHGHMAIGTTVFPSAIGQGSTWNPDLLYEMASAIALETRAQGAHIGYGPILDLAREPRWSRVEETFGEDPYLNAQLGIAVVKGFQGEDISSGKKVISTLKHFAAYGVSQGGHNGAAVIIGDRDLQNYLYPFEQAVKAGALSVMTAYSSIDGIPSTAHDKLLDQTLKEKWGFDGFVVSDLGSIEGLVGSHNVAKSPQDAAAMAINAGVDVDLGGNGFEAALIEAVKNNQVSVSVVDSAVSRVLALKFRMGLFENPFVDTLNVGKKVRNEKHKALARKVAQQSLILLKNEGKILPLNKNVKKVAVIGPNAHNIYNQLGDYTAPQPEDNIVTVFKGIKNKLPGAQVTYVKGTAIRDTTQTDIEAAVKVAKNAEVAIVVLGGSSARDFKTKYIETGAAVVEDDQGIISDMESGEGYDRATLQVMGKQLELLKAVKSTGTPTVLITIKGRPLLLNWPAENIPAILEAWYPGQEGGNAIADVLFGDYNPSGKLPVSVPKSVGQLPVYYNHLVPQHQDYVEIDAQPLYPFGHGLSYADFEYSALSVNVQEKELQTIVDVQLQVKNTGAVTGEEVVQLYVNDVVTSVVTPSRQLKDFQKISIAPGESKTVKLQLSVNDLALLNVQNQRTVEAGTFEIMIGSSSQDIRLKEEFEITKSIKL comes from the coding sequence ATGTCAATATATAAAGATCCTTCAAGGAGTGTTGATGAAAGAGTAAACGATCTTTTAAAGAGAATGACCCTGGACGAAAAAGTAGGGCAGTTATCCACACTTTTGGGATGGCCCATGTATCAAAAAGTTAATGACCATACGGTAGAAGTAAGCCAGGAATTTAAAGACGCAGTAAAAGATCGAAAAATTGGTTCACTATGGGGAACACTTCGAGCTGACCCCTGGACAAAAAAAAACCTGGAGAATGGGTTAAACCCTCTGCTTGCAGCCAGGCTTACAAATGAATTGCAAAGGTATGTCATTGAGAACAGTCGCCTTGGAATTCCCGTTTTTTTGGCAGAAGAATGTATGCACGGTCACATGGCTATTGGCACAACCGTCTTTCCTTCGGCCATTGGGCAGGGAAGCACCTGGAATCCAGACTTGCTTTATGAAATGGCTTCTGCTATCGCACTTGAAACTCGGGCACAGGGAGCACATATTGGGTACGGACCTATTCTCGATTTGGCCCGTGAACCAAGATGGTCTCGGGTTGAAGAAACCTTTGGGGAAGATCCTTATTTAAATGCACAACTTGGCATTGCGGTGGTAAAAGGTTTTCAGGGGGAAGATATTTCTAGTGGTAAGAAGGTCATTTCTACTTTAAAGCATTTTGCGGCATATGGTGTTTCTCAAGGGGGGCACAATGGTGCTGCGGTGATCATTGGAGACAGAGATCTTCAGAATTATTTATATCCCTTTGAACAGGCAGTAAAGGCAGGAGCACTTTCTGTAATGACTGCCTATAGCTCCATTGACGGCATACCAAGTACGGCTCACGATAAACTTCTGGACCAGACCTTAAAGGAAAAGTGGGGATTTGATGGGTTTGTAGTTTCAGACCTGGGAAGCATTGAAGGCTTGGTAGGTAGTCACAACGTGGCTAAATCTCCTCAAGATGCTGCAGCAATGGCAATTAATGCAGGTGTAGACGTAGATTTAGGAGGTAATGGGTTTGAAGCAGCTTTAATTGAGGCGGTAAAGAATAATCAGGTTTCAGTTTCAGTAGTAGATTCTGCAGTAAGTCGGGTTCTCGCTTTGAAATTCAGGATGGGTCTCTTTGAAAATCCTTTTGTTGACACTTTAAATGTTGGAAAAAAAGTAAGAAACGAAAAGCACAAAGCCTTGGCAAGGAAGGTAGCACAGCAATCTCTTATTTTACTGAAGAATGAAGGCAAAATTCTCCCTCTCAACAAAAATGTAAAAAAGGTGGCCGTAATAGGTCCTAATGCGCATAATATATATAACCAGTTAGGAGATTATACCGCGCCTCAACCAGAGGATAATATTGTGACAGTATTTAAGGGTATCAAAAATAAACTCCCCGGGGCGCAGGTAACTTATGTAAAAGGAACGGCTATTCGAGACACCACACAAACTGATATTGAAGCCGCGGTAAAAGTCGCAAAAAATGCAGAAGTCGCAATAGTGGTATTGGGTGGCTCCAGTGCACGTGATTTTAAGACTAAATACATTGAAACCGGTGCTGCAGTAGTAGAGGATGATCAGGGTATTATTAGTGATATGGAAAGTGGGGAAGGCTATGATAGAGCTACCTTACAGGTAATGGGAAAACAGTTAGAACTTCTCAAGGCTGTAAAATCTACGGGTACACCCACAGTTTTAATTACCATAAAAGGCAGGCCTTTGCTTTTAAACTGGCCCGCCGAAAATATCCCGGCTATCCTGGAAGCATGGTACCCCGGCCAGGAGGGTGGTAATGCCATAGCCGATGTACTTTTTGGAGATTACAATCCTTCTGGTAAATTACCAGTATCAGTTCCAAAATCTGTAGGTCAATTGCCAGTCTATTATAATCACCTTGTTCCACAGCATCAGGATTATGTTGAAATAGACGCTCAGCCACTTTATCCATTTGGTCATGGCCTTAGCTATGCTGACTTTGAATATTCAGCGTTGAGTGTGAATGTTCAGGAAAAAGAGCTCCAAACCATTGTTGACGTGCAGTTACAGGTGAAGAATACTGGAGCAGTGACCGGAGAAGAGGTAGTTCAATTATACGTCAATGATGTGGTGACTAGCGTGGTCACTCCTTCCCGCCAGTTAAAGGATTTTCAAAAAATCTCTATTGCTCCGGGAGAAAGCAAAACTGTTAAGCTACAGTTATCTGTAAATGACCTGGCTCTTCTTAATGTTCAAAATCAGCGAACAGTGGAAGCAGGAACTTTTGAAATTATGATTGGTTCCTCTTCTCAAGATATTCGTTTAAAAGAGGAATTCGAGATTACCAAGTCAATAAAGTTATAG